Proteins co-encoded in one Erinaceus europaeus chromosome X, mEriEur2.1, whole genome shotgun sequence genomic window:
- the LOC103114851 gene encoding melanoma-associated antigen 10-like gives MPPSPKRPRLSLEADFQIHSDIQDPEVTQETRAVEVEDGASFSSGSFTFPQPSTSSFLPSFPMISSTKEEEGKDQEVPAIATLNPPQGPQSSGPSTSWGTSYGGSSNPPMEGTSSLQLSTYSGYLSRDPLNGKVMELVRLMILKYRLKEPITRAEMLKVVIKGYMKRFPMIFKKACRCLEVIFGIEVKEVDPTVHSYILVNSLGLTYDQMLSNNQSMPKTGLLIIVLGLIFLEGNCAPEESIWDFLNMVGVYCGRDHFIYGDPWILLTREWVQENYLIYRQVQNSNPPRYEFLWGPRAHAETNKMKVLEFLAKIKGTDPASYTFWYEEALRDEEERARARVVPTESTSPMSTSQHWPTAPSAPTEK, from the coding sequence ATGCCTCCCTCGCCAAAGCGTCCACGCCTCTCACTGGAGGCAGATTTTCAGATCCACAGTGACATACAGGATCCGGAGGTGACACAGGAGACTAGGGCTGTAGAGGTGGAAGACGGCGCCTCCTTCTCCTCTGGCTCCTTCACTTTTCCCCAGCCTTccacctcttccttcctcccatctttCCCCATGATCTCAAGCactaaggaggaggaagggaaggatcaGGAGGTGCCTGCTATTGCAACCTTGAATCCTCCCCAGGGTCCTCAGAGTTCTGGCCCCTCTACATCATGGGGCACATCATATGGGGGCTCTAGCAACCCACCAATGGAGGGTACAAGCTCCCTGCAGCTGTCAACATATAGTGGCTACTTGTCCAGGGATCCACTGAATGGAAAGGTTATGGAGTTGGTGCGACTTATGATTCTCAAGTATCGTTTGAAGGAGCCCATTACAAGGGCAGAAATGCTGAAGGTTGTTATAAAAGGTTACATGAAACGGTTTCCGATGATATTTAAGAAAGCTTGTAGATGCTTGGAGGTTATCTTTGGCATTGAAGTGAAGGAGGTGGACCCTACTGTCCACTCCTACATCCTTGTCAACTCACTGGGGCTCACCTATGATCAGATGCTTAGTAACAACCAGAGTATGCCTAAAACCGGTCTCCTGATAATTGTCCTGGGTTTGATCTTCTTAGAGGGTAACTGCGCCCCAGAGGAAAGTATCTGGGATTTCCTGAATATGGTAGGAGTGTATTGTGGGAGAGACCACTTCATTTATGGAGATCCTTGGATACTTCTCACCAGGGAATGGGTGCAGGAGAATTACCTGATATACCGGCAGGTCCAGAACAGTAATCCTCCACGCTATGAATTCTTGTGGGGTCCAAGAGCTCATGCTGAAACCAACAAGATGAAAGTGCTAGAATTTTTGGCCAAGATCAAGGGgactgatccagcttcctacacTTTCTGGTATGAGGAAGCTTTAagagatgaggaagagagagccagGGCCAGAGTTGTCCCCACGGAGAGCACCTCTCCTATGTCCACTTCACAGCACTGGCCAACAGCTCCTTCTGCCCCAACTGAGAAGTGA